One window of the Haloarcula halobia genome contains the following:
- a CDS encoding ABC transporter ATP-binding protein has product MARVRLEHVTKRYDDQGEVVTAVDDMNLDIKDGEFVCFVGPSGCGKSTTMETIAGLTIPTEGEVYIGDREVTNLPPKDRGIAMVFQNIALFPHMDVYDNISFGLRLRDYPQDEIDRRVEHAADIVQLEGMLGRMPEEMSGGQRQRVAIARAIVREPDVFLMDEPLANLDAKLKVHMRTELQRLHKELDTTIIYVTHDQEEAMTMSDRIAVLNAGSLQQIAPPLTCYNEPDNLFVAGFIGSPAMNFVEAEVTESELVSENFSLNFDPSTVEGVGVGDQLTLGVRPEDIYPASLAEEVADPSEPIDARSDVLEPMGDEIFAYLLLGEGETSMSQEVATDDQLLMSIDPDSDIEEEEDIQVVIDRHNTHLFDTSTGEAIVHALEPIEAAGPATGGEVESDD; this is encoded by the coding sequence ATGGCACGAGTCAGACTCGAACACGTCACGAAACGCTACGACGACCAGGGTGAGGTAGTCACCGCGGTCGACGACATGAACCTCGATATCAAGGACGGCGAGTTCGTCTGCTTCGTCGGGCCGTCGGGCTGTGGGAAGTCGACCACGATGGAGACCATCGCCGGCCTGACCATCCCGACGGAGGGCGAGGTCTACATCGGCGACCGCGAGGTGACGAACCTCCCGCCCAAAGACCGGGGCATCGCGATGGTGTTCCAGAACATCGCGCTGTTCCCGCACATGGACGTCTACGACAACATCTCCTTTGGCCTCCGGCTGCGGGACTACCCGCAGGACGAGATCGACCGCCGCGTCGAGCACGCGGCCGACATCGTCCAGCTGGAGGGGATGCTCGGGCGGATGCCCGAGGAGATGTCCGGCGGGCAGCGCCAGCGCGTCGCCATCGCACGCGCGATCGTCCGCGAACCGGACGTTTTCCTGATGGACGAGCCGCTGGCGAACTTAGACGCAAAGCTGAAAGTCCACATGCGGACCGAGCTCCAGCGCCTGCACAAGGAACTGGACACAACCATCATCTACGTCACCCACGACCAGGAGGAGGCGATGACGATGTCCGACCGCATCGCCGTGCTCAACGCCGGCAGCCTCCAGCAGATCGCCCCGCCACTGACTTGCTACAACGAACCGGACAACCTGTTCGTCGCCGGCTTCATCGGCTCGCCGGCGATGAACTTCGTCGAGGCCGAAGTCACCGAAAGCGAGCTCGTCTCCGAGAACTTTTCGCTGAACTTCGACCCCTCGACCGTCGAGGGTGTCGGCGTCGGCGACCAGCTGACGCTGGGGGTTCGGCCGGAGGACATCTACCCGGCGTCCCTGGCTGAGGAGGTCGCGGACCCGAGTGAGCCCATCGACGCCCGGTCGGACGTGCTCGAACCGATGGGCGACGAGATATTCGCCTACCTGCTGCTGGGCGAGGGCGAGACGTCGATGTCCCAGGAGGTGGCGACGGACGACCAGTTGCTGATGAGCATCGACCCCGACTCCGACATCGAGGAGGAAGAGGACATCCAGGTCGTCATCGACCGGCACAACACCCACCTGTTCGATACCTCGACCGGCGAGGCCATCGTCCACGCACTCGAGCCAATCGAAGCGGCCGGACCGGCGACCGGCGGCGAGGTCGAATCCGACGATTGA
- a CDS encoding carbohydrate ABC transporter permease yields the protein MSTDTAGERESRRSGVLVDAMRWMENLSDTQYAYLLLIPVFILLGVVALYPLLRTFELSLFEVSADFSSTTFVGLGNYVELFTGGKDVFLPGDTNFLPGSLALEALITSALVVTIIFSVVSVLFETVIGLGQALILDQDFYGRKWIRAAIIIPWAVPVVIQGMIFFLMFNSNIGFLTPPLADLGILAPTNTLNDPASSLFIIIVADIWKTSAFMALLILAGLQSIDRGLYDVAKVAGATKWQQFKLITFPLILPTIGIAVLFRSVQAMRVYGIIDTVSKCSVVPSLSCMVVATFNTREGTSAAIAFVTAAIIGAAVMGLIVWQGEDAI from the coding sequence ATGAGCACGGACACCGCAGGAGAGCGTGAATCACGCCGGTCGGGAGTCCTCGTCGACGCGATGCGCTGGATGGAGAACCTGAGCGACACGCAGTACGCGTATCTGCTCCTGATTCCCGTCTTCATCCTGCTCGGCGTCGTCGCGCTGTATCCGCTGCTCCGGACCTTCGAGCTCTCGTTGTTCGAAGTCTCGGCCGACTTCTCGAGCACTACGTTCGTCGGCCTCGGGAACTACGTGGAACTGTTCACCGGAGGGAAAGACGTCTTCCTGCCGGGCGATACGAACTTCCTGCCGGGGAGCCTCGCGCTCGAAGCACTCATCACGAGCGCGCTCGTGGTGACGATCATCTTCTCGGTGGTGAGCGTCCTCTTCGAGACCGTCATTGGCCTCGGACAGGCGCTCATCCTCGACCAGGACTTCTACGGGCGAAAGTGGATCCGCGCGGCCATCATCATCCCGTGGGCGGTCCCGGTCGTCATCCAGGGGATGATCTTCTTCCTGATGTTCAACTCGAACATCGGGTTCCTCACGCCGCCGCTTGCCGACCTGGGCATCCTGGCACCGACGAACACGCTCAACGACCCGGCGAGTTCACTCTTTATCATCATCGTCGCCGACATCTGGAAGACGTCGGCGTTCATGGCGCTGCTGATACTGGCCGGCCTCCAGAGCATCGACCGCGGCCTCTACGACGTCGCGAAGGTCGCCGGTGCCACGAAGTGGCAGCAGTTCAAACTGATCACGTTCCCGCTCATCCTGCCGACCATCGGCATCGCGGTGCTGTTCCGCTCGGTGCAGGCGATGCGGGTCTACGGTATCATCGACACGGTGTCGAAGTGTTCGGTCGTCCCCTCGCTCTCGTGTATGGTCGTCGCGACGTTCAACACGCGAGAGGGGACGTCAGCAGCCATCGCTTTCGTCACGGCCGCCATCATCGGTGCCGCGGTAATGGGACTCATCGTGTGGCAAGGGGAGGACGCGATCTGA
- a CDS encoding extracellular solute-binding protein has translation MSDNDTTGDSTSTGVSRRRFVQAAGATGVAAGIAGCAGDGGSGGDGGSGGDGGSGGDGGDGGGGSSGDGGSGETTTVTWGFDPVAVQNNGDAIKQALRDNGLPDNVEVEFVAGDQDTGARRSNYNRLLSADETDPDMFLMDNGWTNIFIQRGQIQNLTELLPKELLDDVENNYFSGFTETAIDPSSGNLFGVPVFPDFPTMQYRKDLVEEAGYSPESNNWATEPMTWEEWSNITADTLDNADVDMGWTVQWDIYEGTSCCTFNEVMSSWGGAYFGGRDNLFGPVGDRPITVNEPETINSLNMMRKFVHDEDFGGQFEGYAGDIVPTEILGYTEEPSRAPFANGNAVMHRNWPYSLALTGRNPEETEDPALGEDLGAMPIPYAVPESEAAQQGVGGTTSALGGWHMTVNPSSQAKDGVTEVIRAAMQPDFQLTLLEIQGWLPPRPELFSSDEAANVPVVGRYMDTLQVAGQNSLARPVTAVWSQESSNIAQQANTAVGQDVTSEQAMNTLAESLSNIENS, from the coding sequence ATGTCGGACAACGACACCACAGGCGACAGTACATCGACAGGCGTCTCGCGGCGACGGTTCGTGCAGGCCGCCGGGGCGACTGGCGTGGCAGCGGGTATCGCTGGCTGTGCGGGCGACGGCGGCAGCGGTGGTGACGGCGGTTCCGGCGGCGACGGCGGTTCCGGTGGGGATGGTGGCGACGGCGGCGGTGGCAGCTCCGGTGACGGTGGCAGCGGCGAGACGACCACCGTCACATGGGGCTTCGACCCGGTCGCAGTCCAGAACAACGGCGACGCGATCAAGCAGGCGCTTCGCGACAACGGCCTGCCGGACAACGTCGAGGTCGAGTTCGTCGCGGGCGACCAGGACACCGGCGCGCGACGGTCCAACTACAACCGCCTCCTGAGCGCGGACGAGACGGACCCGGACATGTTCCTGATGGACAACGGCTGGACGAACATCTTCATCCAGCGCGGACAGATCCAGAACCTGACGGAGCTGCTCCCCAAGGAACTGCTCGACGACGTCGAGAACAACTACTTCAGCGGGTTCACCGAGACGGCAATCGACCCGTCCAGCGGGAACCTCTTCGGGGTCCCGGTCTTCCCCGACTTCCCGACGATGCAATACCGCAAGGACCTCGTCGAGGAAGCCGGCTACAGCCCCGAGTCCAACAACTGGGCTACCGAGCCGATGACCTGGGAGGAGTGGTCGAACATCACCGCGGACACGCTGGACAACGCCGACGTCGACATGGGCTGGACCGTCCAGTGGGACATCTACGAGGGGACCTCCTGCTGTACGTTCAACGAAGTCATGTCCTCGTGGGGCGGCGCCTACTTCGGCGGTCGGGACAACCTCTTCGGCCCGGTCGGCGACCGACCCATCACGGTCAACGAGCCAGAGACGATCAACTCGCTCAACATGATGCGGAAGTTCGTCCACGACGAGGACTTCGGCGGGCAGTTCGAGGGCTACGCCGGCGACATCGTCCCGACCGAGATTCTGGGCTACACGGAAGAGCCCTCGCGTGCTCCGTTCGCGAACGGCAACGCGGTCATGCACCGCAACTGGCCGTACTCGCTCGCACTCACCGGTCGGAATCCGGAGGAGACGGAGGATCCAGCCCTCGGCGAGGACCTCGGCGCGATGCCGATTCCGTACGCCGTTCCGGAGTCCGAGGCCGCACAACAGGGCGTCGGCGGCACCACCTCCGCACTCGGTGGCTGGCACATGACAGTCAACCCCAGCAGCCAGGCGAAAGACGGTGTCACCGAGGTCATCCGGGCCGCCATGCAACCGGATTTCCAGCTAACTCTGCTCGAGATTCAGGGCTGGCTGCCGCCGCGGCCCGAACTGTTCTCGTCCGACGAAGCGGCGAACGTTCCGGTCGTCGGCCGCTACATGGACACCCTGCAGGTCGCCGGTCAAAACTCGCTGGCACGCCCGGTCACCGCGGTCTGGAGCCAGGAGTCGTCCAACATCGCACAACAGGCCAACACCGCGGTCGGCCAAGATGTCACCTCGGAGCAGGCTATGAATACCCTGGCAGAGAGTCTGTCCAATATCGAAAACTCATAA
- a CDS encoding carbohydrate ABC transporter permease: protein MATATDKDSDDEGGPLARWTQDAIANPEKVYRALFYAAMVFFLVTTLFPFYWLIVLAVTPEGNLLAGSFLPQVAGFTFPLPTPKGFNPAAFITVFEQVPFHLYMLNSFALAVSTTVIVLLVASLAGYVFGRLRFPGRAVLMLGILAISYFPPAAFVIPLFQAFAANAPITIPFTEIPLFTPPRLLNTPGSMVLPFSALFMPLSVFILTTFYGQIPDGLEDAARVEGTTRLGALFRVIMPLSAPGVATAAVLTFIAVYNEYFFSSIMATSPDPGKWSPIVGGILSYQTQYTTQFNLMAAASVVGVLPVVILVVVAQERIVSGLTSGALKE from the coding sequence ATGGCGACAGCGACAGACAAAGACTCCGACGACGAAGGCGGACCGCTCGCCCGGTGGACACAGGACGCGATCGCCAACCCGGAGAAGGTGTACCGGGCGCTGTTCTACGCGGCGATGGTGTTCTTCCTGGTGACGACGCTGTTCCCCTTCTACTGGTTGATCGTCCTCGCGGTCACCCCTGAAGGGAACCTGCTGGCCGGGAGTTTCCTGCCACAGGTGGCTGGATTCACGTTCCCGCTGCCGACGCCGAAGGGGTTCAATCCGGCGGCGTTCATCACTGTCTTCGAACAGGTTCCGTTCCACCTGTACATGCTGAACAGTTTCGCGCTCGCCGTCTCGACGACGGTCATCGTGCTCCTGGTCGCGAGTCTGGCCGGCTACGTCTTCGGACGACTCCGCTTCCCGGGCCGGGCCGTGCTGATGCTGGGCATCCTGGCGATCAGCTACTTCCCGCCCGCCGCGTTCGTCATCCCACTGTTCCAGGCGTTCGCTGCGAACGCGCCGATCACGATTCCGTTCACGGAGATTCCGCTGTTCACGCCGCCCCGACTACTGAACACGCCGGGGTCGATGGTGCTGCCGTTCAGCGCGCTGTTCATGCCGCTGTCGGTGTTCATCCTCACGACGTTCTACGGGCAGATTCCCGACGGACTGGAGGACGCGGCGCGGGTCGAAGGGACGACGCGCCTCGGCGCGCTGTTCCGCGTCATCATGCCGCTGTCGGCCCCCGGCGTGGCGACGGCGGCCGTGCTGACGTTCATCGCCGTCTACAACGAGTACTTCTTCAGTTCGATCATGGCGACGTCGCCGGATCCCGGGAAGTGGTCGCCCATTGTCGGCGGGATACTCAGTTACCAGACGCAGTACACCACGCAGTTCAATCTGATGGCCGCCGCGAGCGTCGTCGGGGTGCTCCCCGTCGTCATCCTCGTGGTCGTCGCCCAGGAACGGATCGTCAGCGGACTGACCTCAGGAGCACTCAAGGAGTAA